TAAGTATACCTACCTAACATGCAGTACAAGTTCTTTGTTGATGGAGAATGGAAACATGATGAACACCAGCCTTACGCGACGAGTGAGTATGGGATTGTGAACACTATCTTCTTGGCAACAACAGAGCATAATTATGTTCCTGGGTCCTCAGTGGGTCCCGAAGTACCACCACCAGTATCTAACATGGATGTAGATAATGAGGTCTTCCGACGTCTGGTAAGTGCCAGAgcttttaattgatttatgtttttcttttgttaattGATTGTTATCATGTTCAGTTTAAAAGTATATGGAATATATGAATATCTAGGAATTAGGATCTTGTTTTTCCCTCATAAGAATATAAATTTGGTTGCATATGCGTTTCTTGAGCTCGATACTTCCTCAACATAGCTTCAGAATTTTTGAGTTGTGAACTCTGTGTTTGCAAAATACTTCAAATAATCACTATCACTTGCTTAATGATTAGAATGAGTAGAGCTCTTTTATGTTATGCATCCTCGTTTGAATGCTAGAATTGGGGCTCTGCTATGTAATTCTGCAGGTTCGGATATCAGATGGTACGCTGACTGAGACGGTCCCGAGGATCTCGGATGCTGATCTATTGCTCTCTCGTCACCGAGTTTCTGCATTCTTGACTTCTCACACTGCTTATGAGTTACTCCCAGAGTCGGGCAAGGTCTGGATGCTTTATCACCAGCTTAATAAAGGATATTCATCTTCATTATCTATTGAGGCATTAAAGTCGAGCTTCGCCTAATTTTGGTCGTGTCTAGCAGGTGGTTGCACTGGACATTGATTTGCCTGTAAAGCAAGCATTCCATATCCTGTATGAACAGGTAATTCTTGTTTACCTTTGTTTATCAGACTTGACTTCAGAATTAGTGAATGCCAGAGTTGGTATAAATGAATAAAGGAGTATGCAAGCATCCACCGTCTACTTGAGGCACTTGGGGATTTTTCTCATGCCAATGGATTATGGTGGATATACCTTTAGTGGTACTTATGTGATTGATGTCTTCTGTTAACTCACTTGAAATTTACATCTTTTGGGAATCAAATTTCCCAGGGAATTCCCACAGCTCCTCTCTGGGACTTCCGCAAGGGGCAGTTTGTTGGAGTATTAAGTGCAATGGATTTCATTCTCATCCTAAGAGAGGTAATAATCTGTggaaattgatatttttaCTGATCTATTGGGGAATTCGCCGAAGCTTTTTCATTTAAATGCATAGATGGTCCAATCTTGTGGTTGTTGATTAAAGAATTCCTAGATCAATCCTCTCTTTTTCCCAGTTTCAATTGAACAAAAGTGTTTGCCATTTATGCAAATTAACTGAAGCAATAGTGTTTTTGTCTGTCTTTTTGAGTGATGGAAGCGTAATAATTCATGCTGTCTGTGATCCTGTCTGACATACATTTCTTGTTGCTTAGATGGTCATTTTCATCCTGTATAAAAGCAATGATTTCTTTCTAACTTAGTAAAGATAGAAATCTCATAAAAATTTCTTGTGGTTCCATCTGCAGCTTGGGAATCATGGCTCCAATTTGACGGAGGAGGAGCTTGAAACGCACACAATAGCCGCATGGAAAGAGGGTAAAGCATATATGAACAGGCAAATTGATGGGCATgggagagcattttctaggcCTCTTGTTCATGTAAGTTTGTGTGAATCGCCAGTTTATTTGTAGGTTACTGGGCTCTTCTGGTTCTGCTTCTGTTTTGTTAGATATActtatttatgtatttatcAACATTATCTATTACTTagttcaaattatttttatggtTAGGCTAGTGGTGTACCTTAGTTCATGCTTCAAGGTATTCTTCTCTTAGATTTAAGATATGAACATCTGTAATATATTTTTGGAACATTTGGAATTGACTTGCAGTACTTTGCTTTATCATAAAAGATACaacaatttttcctttcataCTCAGTTCGATGAAATACTTTAGAGCTAACAGTATGTTTGGGATTTTTGTatggagggagaggagaggagaggggaggagaggagagggaaggACAGGAGAGGAAAGGAAATGGGGGAAAATGAACTCTCTTGTTTGAGAGTAATCAACAAGGGAGATGAGAGGAGAGGagtgaagagaaaaaaaaatattatacaagttaaaaaaaaaatttattgcaaAGAGAGTTGTGTAGAAGAGGGAGTAGAAAATACATTTCTTCCAAATTCTCCCGATTTGGAGGGTTATGAATTTCTTAACAATGAAGGAAAATGGAGGGAACAAATCTCCCAAACAAGGGAGAGCACTCTCCCTCCAAATCCAACTCACAAACAGTGTAAAAGATTTATGAAATGGTGGAATATTCCTTGCTAAATTGTGCAATTTAATGTATATTGCAGGCCGGACCATATGATAACTTGAAAGATATTGCTCTAAAGATTTTACAAAATGATGTAGCAACAGTTCCAATTATCCATTCAGTTTCAGAGGATGGTTCTTTCCCGCAGCTATTACATATGGCTTCACTCTCTGGAATTCTACGATGTAAGTAGCGCCGATCTTTTAAATCGTCGTATCATTTTCTATTTCCTCTTTAAGTAATGAGAGTTTACTTGTACTCTCATGTAGGCATTTGCAGGTACTTTAGACACTGTTCCAGTTCATTGCCTGTGCTGCAGCAACCAATTTATGCAATTCAGATTGGAACATGGGTTCCCAAGATCGGGGAATCAAACAGATGGCCATTAGCTATCCTGAGACCTAGTGCTTCACTTAGTGCAGCATTAAATTTGTTGATTCAAGGTTTGTTTCTTTCACCGAGCAATTCTGTGACCCACAATTATTTCATAATCAGTTCTGGACAGCAGCTGTTGGAACAGCTTTCCTGTTTCTTGTAGTCTAttctgttatatatatatatatatatatatatatatatatatactcacacatatatataattagaataGTATTACTTTGATTTCTCCTGTCTGTTAGATTTTAGTCGATAATTTATCATCACTTTGATGTGAGTCAATTCATGAACTGATTTAGAACTCAGCAGAATGAGTCTTCTGTAGTCTACTTTTGACTTTTCTTCATGTTCGGAAAGATCTGCTTAACTTAATATCAATCACAAACAGTTTGGTACTTATTATCCTATTTGCATTGCAGCACAAGTTAGCTCAATACCAATAGTCGATGACAATGACTCCTTATTGGACATATACTGTCGGAGGTATAAGCTAAAACCTTTACTAATATCATTTCATAGTAGTAGCAGTACCTAAATTTATTGCTTCCATCCCTCCACCCACACAAAACTTCCTGAAGATACAAATATTACTCACTGGTTGTTTGCGTGACCATCTAATTACTTCATGGCAGTGATATAACAGCTCTGGCAAAGGACAAGGCTTATACACACATTAATCTCAACGAAATGACTATACATCAGGTTAGTAGGACAAGACGTATCCTGTTCGGTGTGTTTTCTGTTTGCTTAGAGAACAAAACAAATAATGCTCTGATTGACAGGAAGAACCTTCTTCAATTACTTTCTTGTACATTTGATGACCAGGCTTTGCAGTTGGGTCAGGACTCCTACTCGCCGTACGAGCTGAGAAGTCAGAGATGTCAGATGTGTCTCCCTTCTGATTCACTACATAAAGTGATGGAGCGATTAGCAATCTCAGGTAGTAGAGCAAGTCCCTGTCCTTTTGGTTTGTCGGCTCTTAGATTTACTTGTCTGCTGAACCGGATGTCTTTAGAACTAGGAAATTATTGTTTTATCCAGCTTATCAACACTGTTTTCCTTGGACTGAAAGTTTGTTCTACCAAGTACTTGCATATCCAGACCGTATCCTCTTCTTATATGATTTTTTGAGGATATATAACTAGACCGTATCCTCTTCTTATATGAGTTTTTGAGGATATATAACTAGATGGCCCCTAAATCATGCTGGTAAGGAGTCGAAAGTGTAAATTAcaagatttatatatattgtcaaaAT
The sequence above is drawn from the Punica granatum isolate Tunisia-2019 chromosome 5, ASM765513v2, whole genome shotgun sequence genome and encodes:
- the LOC116207035 gene encoding sucrose nonfermenting 4-like protein isoform X1; protein product: MDSARESGGIGSSVQVPMRFVWPYGGRSVFLWGSFNRWSELQPMTPVEGCPTVFQAICSIPPGYHQYKFFVDGEWKHDEHQPYATSEYGIVNTIFLATTEHNYVPGSSVGPEVPPPVSNMDVDNEVFRRLVRISDGTLTETVPRISDADLLLSRHRVSAFLTSHTAYELLPESGKVVALDIDLPVKQAFHILYEQGIPTAPLWDFRKGQFVGVLSAMDFILILRELGNHGSNLTEEELETHTIAAWKEGKAYMNRQIDGHGRAFSRPLVHAGPYDNLKDIALKILQNDVATVPIIHSVSEDGSFPQLLHMASLSGILRCICRYFRHCSSSLPVLQQPIYAIQIGTWVPKIGESNRWPLAILRPSASLSAALNLLIQAQVSSIPIVDDNDSLLDIYCRSDITALAKDKAYTHINLNEMTIHQALQLGQDSYSPYELRSQRCQMCLPSDSLHKVMERLAISGVRQSLSWKLVASEWKVLFL
- the LOC116207035 gene encoding sucrose nonfermenting 4-like protein isoform X2, translated to MDSARESGGIGSSVQVPMRFVWPYGGRSVFLWGSFNRWSELQPMTPVEGCPTVFQAICSIPPGYHQYKFFVDGEWKHDEHQPYATSEYGIVNTIFLATTEHNYVPGSSVGPEVPPPVSNMDVDNEVFRRLVRISDGTLTETVPRISDADLLLSRHRVSAFLTSHTAYELLPESGKVVALDIDLPVKQAFHILYEQGIPTAPLWDFRKGQFVGVLSAMDFILILRELGNHGSNLTEEELETHTIAAWKEGKAYMNRQIDGHGRAFSRPLVHAGPYDNLKDIALKILQNDVATVPIIHSVSEDGSFPQLLHMASLSGILRCICRYFRHCSSSLPVLQQPIYAIQIGTWVPKIGESNRWPLAILRPSASLSAALNLLIQAQVSSIPIVDDNDSLLDIYCRSDITALAKDKAYTHINLNEMTIHQALQLGQDSYSPYELRSQRCQMCLPSDSLHKVMERLAISGSRAIIIVEAGSKRVEGVVSVSDIFRFLLS